The sequence TCCTTCGCCTGCCCACAGGTTAAGATATTCGGGATCCTTTGCGTTATTGGCCTCAGCTCTCATTCCCGCAGTTAAGTAGTGGATTTCGGGGTAGATGTAGGGCGCCTGTGGTGTGAATGTTTTGGTGAATGTATTGGAAATTGCTCGAGCCGGTTTCCCGGAGAAGGCATGGGTAATAACAGTGTTTCGGTGAGTTAGCTTCAGAAGTGCATGCCGGTGTGTGTCTTTTGTCCCTGCTTCCTGCGCAGTGAGGAAACGAGTCCCTACAATTACTGCGGTTGCGCCGGATCTGAGTAGGTCTAGTGTATCTTCTGCTGTACCTACGCCCCCGCCGGCAAATACAGGTTTTTCCGTCTTCGCTACTGCATGGTGCAGGAGAGTTTTTGCATCGTAGGAAGATCCCTCTATGTTATTGTCTAGGACTGTTGCCCGGTGACCGCCAGCAGCCTTTCCTTGAAGAGACAGAATATCGCAGTCGAGCTGGATGATGTGATCAATTTCTCGTGGAGTTGTGGCATTGAGAACTACTTTCTTGCCTGCTCGACGAATCGTTTTTAGCGTATTTGCGTCAGGGTATCCGAAAGTTAAGGAAATGAACTTAGCGTTGGACTTCAGCGCAATATCGAGCTTTCGATCGTAATGATCATCTGACCACTTAGGGCGTGAAGGAAAATCGGAGTAGCTTACGCACTTTTTAGTCAGTGCCTGATGATACTTAGAGTATTCGGCGTACTGGTCAGAATTTGGATGGGAAGGGTAAAACAGGTTAATCCCAAACGGCTGAGTAGTTAAAGACTCAACAGTGCTTACTTGTTCTTCAAGCTTCGATGGAGTGAGGTAGCCGCCGGCGAGAAAGCCTAACCCGCCCGCATTGGTTACTGCTGCGCATAGCTCAGGAGTTGACGGCCCTCCTGCCATAGGCGCAAGAACGATAGGTTTTTCGAACAGAGTCACTGGAGCTCCTTTCCAAGTGAATGTGGTGCGATGTGCATGGGATAAAAGCGAGCAGTGGTGGTGCTTTGGGCGCTTCTAGCGGTTTGCTATCTTGCTTGGATAGGGGGATTGGCTTTCGGATGTAAAGTTTTCACGTTGGCCTCACGGCGGAATGGTGTTAGTTCCCCGTGAGAGGGTTTCGGCATCCGCTGTAATCAAGGCGCTGTTGCTATCTTTACCATAGATTCATGTTCATAGCAGAGAGTGAGAAAAATGTTAGGACCACGGATTTAGTAACGCTGTGGTGAGCAATGGTTGGCGCAACGGGCTTTGCAGCCGTGAAGTCCCTTGCCGTACTGATGCTGGCCTTCTACATCACCTGCTTCCTCTTCGTCTTTGTGATTCTGGGACTGATTGCGCGTGTCTTTGGCGGAATTAGCATTTTCAAGCTGTGCAAGTATTTGGGCCGCGAGTTCCTTCTCATCGTTGCTACCTCGTCTTCGGAGTCTGCGCTGCCGAACTTGATGCGCAAGATGGAGCATGTGGGCGTCGAAAAGCCTACGGTGGGCATTGTTGTGCCGACCGGATACTCCTTTAACCTCGACGGCACAGCAATCTACTTGACCATGGCGTCTATCTTTATTTCCGATGCCATGAACAAGCCTATGAACCTGGGTGAACAGATTGGCTTGCTCGTTTTCATGATTATCGCGTCGAAGGGCGCTGCAGGAGTGTCCGGCGCCGGCTTGGCCACGTTGGCTGCTGGTTTGCAATCACATAGGCCCGAGCTTCTCGACGGCGTCGGAATCATCGTCGGTATTGACCGCTTTATGTCTGAAGCCCGTGCTTTGACCAATTTCGCAGGCAATGCACTGGCCACCATCCTGGTGGGGCGTTGGACCCACACCGTTGATATGGAACGCGTGCACAAGGTTCTCAACGGCGAGCTTCCGTACACGGAGCACGTAGATGACTCTGAAGTAGACCTCGCGCGTCCGGATGTGGTGAATCCTGCGACTGAGCGCCTGCAGCCGACCCAGCAGGTGGACCTTGATAACTACCAGAAGGGCGCTGACGCTTACTAGGGCTCCGGCCCGCAGTGTGTTATTTCACTCCCGGGGTTCGCCTCTGAGAAGAGACCTTGTCGCACCTAGTGGTGCGCGGGGTCTTTTCTCGTTTTGCTTGAATGTGACGTGGCGCATGCTAGATTCTAAAAAGTGTTCTAACCCACATTCTTGTCTTGTGGTGCTCTAGTAGAAGGAATCTCATGCACACATCTCGTACCCTCCGCTCGGCGGCCGCTGTCTGCGGCACGGCGGCTCTCGCCATGTCCCTCGTAGCTTGCGGAGGCAGCAACTCTGCGTCGGGCTCCGATGACGCGGCCATTATCCGCGTTCCGGGCACCGAACCCCAGCAGGGCCTCATCCCGGCCATGACCAACGAGAACGGCGGCGGCCGTGTCGTCGACATGCTCTATTCCGGCCTCGTGTATTACGACGCCGAGGGCGAGGTCCACAACGAGATGGCAGCGTCCATCGACAAGGATGGGGATAAGACCTACAAGGTCACCCTGAAACCGGACATCACCTTTTCCGATGGGACTCCCGTAACGGCCGCGACCTTCGTCGATACCTGGAACTACGCGGTGGCCAATGAGCAGCTCAACGAGAGCTTCTTCTCTTCCATCAAGGGCTACGGCGAGGGCGTGGAGGAGATGGAGGGCCTCAAGGTTATCGATGACCGCACTTTCACCATCGAGCTCACCCAGCCGGAGAGCGACTTCCCCAGCCGCCTGGGCTACAACGCCTACTTCCCACTGCCTCCCTCAGCCTTGGAGGACCCGCAGGCCTTCGGAGAACATCCAGTGTCTAATGGCCCGTACATCCTCAAGGAATGGAATCACAACCAGAACCTCATCATCGAGCCGAACCCAGAGTACAAGGGCGAGCGCACCCCGAAGAATGACGGCATTGAGTTCGTTTTCTACGCCGACAGTGGTGCGTCTTACATGGACCTGCTCTCCAACAACCTTGATGTGCTGGAGGCCATCCCGTCCTCGGCCTTCGGTAGCTACGAGCAGGACCTCGGCGAGCGTCAAGAAACCAAGCCGGCCGCCACCTACCTGGAAATGTCCATTCACGTGGACACCCCACATTTCACTGGGGAAGAAGGCACCCTGCGCCGCCGTGCGGTGTCGATGGCCATTAACCGCGAGGAAATTGCCAAGACCATCTTCCACGGCACCCGTACCCCGGCCCGTGAGTTCACCTCCCCAGTGTTGCCGGGCTACAGCGATAACCTGCCGGGCTCGGAGAACCTGGACTACAACCCGGAGGAGGCGAAGAAACTGTGGGCTGAGGCAGATAAGAAGTACGGGGCCTTCGAGGGTACGTTCCCCATCAATTACAACACCGACGGCGATAACAAGGACTGGGCCGACGCGGTAGCCAACAACATCAGCAACACGTTGGGCATCCAGGCGGTGGGCAACCCGTATCCGGACTTTAAGTCCTTCCGTGAGGCCTACCGTTCCGAGCGCATGGACGGTGCCTACCGCACGGCGTGGTTTGCGGATTACCCGTCCATGGGCAACTTCCTTGGCCCGAATTTCACCACGGGCGTGGCCTCCAATGACTCGAAGTACTCCAACCCGGAGTTCGACGAACTCATCGTTAAGGCCAACGGCGCCAACAGCCCCGAGGAGGCGTCCAAGCTCTACAACCAGGCACAGGAGCTGTTGCTGCGTGACCTTCCCTCCATTCCGCTGTTCTACCCGAACGTCGTCGGCGGCTGGTCGGAGAACGTTCAGGACGTGACGTTCAACTGGAAGTCCTTGCCGGTGTACTACGCGGTGAAGAAAAACTAGCGTGTAGGCGCACTGCAAAATTGACTAAAGTACGGAGGCATGACCTCCGTACTTTTTCTCTGCAACACAAACCGCGGCAAGTCCCAGATGGCGGCCGCTCTAGCCAAGAAGCATGCTCCTGACTGGAATATCTATTCCGCTGGCGTAAAGACCACTGAGCAGCATCGTGAGCAAGGCGTGAACGCCGAAGCACAGGCCTCGTTAGCCAAGGTGGGTGCCGATATGTCGGGAACCCCGACGCTCATCGATTCATCCTTGGCAGCCTCCGTCGACCATGTCGTCGTCGTTGGTGATGCACACTACGACGGTGAGGCCGAGCGCTGGGAGATCGAGGATCCCTCGCTGCGCGGCATGGAGGGCGAGGAACGCATGGACGCGTTGCGCGATGATATTGATTCGCGCGTTCGTGACTTCATTAGCGCTCACGCGCAAGATTAAAAAGACAACTGCCCGAACTGACAAAGATAGGCGCTGGGATCGAATCCCAGAGGATACTTTTGTCAGTTCGGGCAGTTGTGTTTCGACAGTCTAGCTTCAGGCCTAGCCGCGGAAGGCGTACCACTGCACCGAGTTGGCCGGCAGGTGCAGGTGAAGGTGGTTGTTTTCCGAGCGCACGTGGTGCGGCAGGTCGTTGCCGGCGCCTTGGTAGACGGCGTCGTCCGTGTTGAGGACGAGTTCCCACTCGCCGTCGCGCGGTACCCACAGGTCGTAGTTCGGGACGGAGCTGCCGGAGAAGTTGCACACCGCGAGAAGCGCAGAGCCGTCCTTGCCGTAGCGGACATAGCCCAGCATGTTGTTATTCGCGTCATCGGCCTTGACCCACTGGAAGCCGTCCTGGGTAAAGTCCTGTGACCACAGTGCTGGGTGCTGCTTGTACACCACGTTGAGGTCACGCACGAGGCGCTTGATGCCGTGGTGCCATTCATTGCCCCAGCCCTCCAAGTTGGACCAGTCCGCGAAGGGGCCTGCCCAAAAGTGTGATTATGGGTCCAAGAAGCGGTGATGCGCCCAATCGAACGCTAAGTCAGCGGCTGCTGGTCTCCGAAACTCCAGTGATAGTCAAATGTTTTGAGCTCTGGCTGGCGCCAGTCATTTCGCTCCTCCAGATGAACCATTGTCCACACGTCATCAACGTCCGATCCGATATGACGGGCAAAGAGAACGGCCATCGAGATTTCCGTGTCGATTACGACTTCTTTCCACATCTGGTGTCTTTTCATCTCATCGTCGGAGTAGCTCACCACGCGGATGTAATGCTCAAACCCTGCTTTGGATGCCCGCGTAATAGACCGCGGATAGTGTAACCACGGTGGATTTTTAAACGTGTTACCCCAAAATTCCGGATACCGATTGTAGTAGAGAAATACGCTTGGGTTTCCAGCGCCAGAAGGTGGAGCACCTAGGTGGATTAACTGATTATTACAAGCATATGGGCCGTCGTGACTGATCTCCACGCCGTTTATGAAGGTAATTAGTTCCGATTGAGCAGGATAAGCATCAACGTGATAGGTCGTGTAGTCAGTGAACGGTCCGTCTTCATCAGCAGTACCGTCGGGATAATAGATGCAATCGTACGAGACGTTTCTTGTGAGGTTATGTGCCATGAGCTGCTTCAGCACACCAGAGGAACACAAATCTACTATTTCTTCGCATTCAATCACTCCTTGGTTTTCGCAAAAATCATCCCACAGAAAGCTGTGCATATTTGACTCCTCCCCTTAACGGGGTTTACGTATGATCATCAATAGGATTGGTAAACCTACACAAATCAGCATGATGGGAATACTCGGGACAATCGTAACGCCCGATAGCGAACCTGTACCCACCAAAGCTCTGGTTGTAGCCTCATTCGGGAACTTTAAGCGAGATACCATCTACTTCGGTAAAAAGGTGCCCGGCTCTTTAGGAATATCGTAGGTAACTTTATCTGCGTTTTAGCCGCGGAATGCGTACCACTGCACCGAATTAGCCGGCAGGTGCAGGTGAAGGTTGTTGCCTTCCGAGTGGACGCGGTGGGGCAGGTCGTTGCCTGCTCCTTGATAGACAGCATCGTCCGTGTTGAGGACGAGTTCCCACTCGCCGTCACGCGGTACCCACAAGTCGTAGTTCGGGACGGAGCTGCCAGAGAAGTTGCACACCGCGAGCAGAGCCGAGCCGTCCTTGCCGTAGCGGACATAGCCCAGCATGTTGTTGTTGGCGTCGTCAGCCTTAACCCACTGGAAGCCGTCCTGGGTGTAATCCTGCGACCACAGAGCCGGGTGCTGCTTGTACACCACGTTGAGGTCACGCACGAGGCGCTTGATGCCGTGGTGCCATTCATTGCCCCAGCCTTCAAGGTTGGCCCAGTCCACGGAGTTTCCCTCAGACCACTCGGTGGTCTGGCCGAACTCTTGGCCCATGAACATCAGCTGCTTGCCGGGGTGGGAGAACATGTAGCCGTAGAGGGCGCGGAGGCCGGCGGCCTTATTCCAGTCGTCGCCAGGCATGCGCTCCCACAGCGAGCCCTTGCCATGGACAACCTCATCGTGGCTAAACGGCAGAACGTAGCGCTCCGAGTAGGCGTAAATCATGGAGAAGGTCAGCTCGCCGTGGTGGTAGCTGCGGTGGATGGGCTCGTGCTTGAAGTATTCGAGCGTGTCATTCATCCAGCCCATGTTCCACTTCAGGTTGAAGCCCAAGCCGCCCTCGTGCGTCGGGGCAGTCACACCCGGCCAGGAGGTGGATTCCTCCGCAATGGTGAGAACACCCGGGTGGGTGCGGTTCAGCGTGGCGTTGGTCTCCTGGAGGAATTGGACTGCCTCAAGGTTTTCGCGGCCGCCGTACTGGTTGGGCAGCCATTCATCGCGGGAATAGTCCAAGTAGAGCATGGAGGCTACGGCATCAACGCGCAGGCCGTCGACGTGGAATTCCTCAGCCCAGTACAGAGCATTAGCGACGAGGAAGTTGCGGACTTCGTTGCGGCCGAAGTCGAAGACGTAGGTGCCCCAGTCTGCCTGCTCGCCGCGGCGCGGGTCCGGGTGCTCGTAGAGGGCCTGGCCGTCGAAGCGGCCGAGGGCCCACTCATCCTTGGGGAAGTGGGCAGGGACCCAGTCGATGAACACACCGATGCCGGCCTTGTGGAGGTCATTAATGAGCGCGCGCAGCTCATCCGGGGTACCCCAGCGAGCAGAAGGCGCGTAGTAGCCGGAGACCTGGTAGCCCCACGAGCCGCCGAAGGGGTGTTCAGCCACGGGCAGCATCTCCACGTGGGTAAACCCATGTTCGAGCAGGTAGGGGATGAGTTCTTCGCGCAGGCTGTTGTAGTTGGCGCCCACCTTCCAGGAGCCCACGTGCAGCTCATAGATGCTTATCGGCACATCGAGGTCGTCGTTGCGCTGGGTCATCCACTCGTCATCGGACCATGCAAACTCGGACTTCGTGACGACGGAGGCAGTCTCCGGCGGAGCGATGGTGCGCTTGGCCAAGGGATCAGCCTTGTCGACGCGCGGGGCGTTCTTTCCGTGGACGGCGAACTTGTAGCGCTCGCCCTCACCGACGCCGGGGATGAAAAGTTCCCAGATACCGGTGGAACCCAGGCAGCGCATGGGGTACTGGGTTGGGTTCCAACCGCAGAAGTCACCAACCACGGCAACACCTTCTGCATTTGGGGCCCACACGGCGAAGGCGGTGCCGGTGACCTCACCCAGGTCGGTGGTGTAGGTCTTGAGGTTTGCGCCGAGTACGTCCCAGAGGCGCTCATGGCGACCCTCACCGATGAGGTGCTGGTCCAGGGTGCCCAAGGTAGGCAGGAAGTGGTAGCCATCGGCGACTTCGATTGAAGGCTGGTCTGGGTAGGTGATCCGCAGGCGGTAATCAGATTCCTCCGCCAGCGGAGCCTCCCAGATATCGTCACCCACAGGAGCCATGGTGACGATCTCCGCCTCGGTGACGAGCTCGACGGCTTCGGCGCCGGGGCGGCGAGTGCGGACGGTTCCTTGGTGCCATCCATAGAAATCATGCGGCGCATGGTGGCGGCAATTGTTCAGGCGTTCAAGATCAGAGGCCGGGATGTTCATAATGACCAAATTACCTAACTCTGACCGTCCGCGCGGGCCAAAAGGAAACTAGGCGCGGTAGTCCTCGACACGGCGCCACGCCAGCTGCTCCTGCAGGTCATGGTCGGCAGGGGGCAAGATGAAGATGTGGGCGACGTCGCGAAGCGGCTCTAGGCGCACAAAGTTACGGTCAGACCACTCATATGCCGAGCCACTGATGGCGTCTTGGACGGTGAAGTGGTCGCCCGGTTGGCGGCCCACGGCCTTAAGGTCTAGGTAGACCGTTGCTTCCTGGGCGTTGCGCGGATCAAGGTTGACCACCACGAGCACGACGTTGCCAGTCGCCGCATCTGCCTTGGAGTAGGCGATGATGGCGTCATTGTCGGTGTTGTGGAAGCGCAGGGTACGCAGCTGCTGGAGGGCCGGGTTTTCGCGGCGAATGACGTTGAGAAGGCGGATGTAGGATTCCAAGGAGTCGCCGGACTTCAGCGCGGCCTGGAAGTCACGCGGGCGCAGCTCATACTTCTCCGAGTTGAGGTACTCCTCGCTGCCCGGGGCCACTGCCTGGTGCTCGTAGAGCTCGAAGCCGGAGTAGACGCCCCACAGCGGGGAGAGCGTGGCGGCCAGGGTCGCGCGGATGGCAAACATGGCGCGCCCGCCGGTCTGCAGTGACTCGTGGAGGATGTCCGGAGTGTTGACAAAGAGGTTGGGGCGGCAGACATCGGCCTGCTCCACATGCATTTCGGCGAACGTGGTCAGGTCATACTTGGACGTCTGCCACGTGAAGTAGGTGTAGGACTGGGTAAAGCCAGCCTTGGCCAGGCCGAACAGGCGCGGGGCGCGGGTAAAGGCCTCGGACAGGAAGATGACCTCCGGGTGGGTCACGTGCACCTTGGAAATCAGCCAATTCCAGAAGTTCGCCGGCTTGGTGTGCGGGTTATCCACGCGGAAGGTGGTAACACCGGCCTCTACCCAAATCATGACGATGCGGTAGATTTCCGCGTAAATACCGTCCGGGTCATTATCGAAGTTGAGGGGGTAGATGTCCTGGTACTTCTTTGGTGGGTTCTCGGCGTAGGCAATGGTGCCGTCAGCGAGCACGGTGAAAAACTCCGGGTTGCTCTCCGCCCACGGGTGGTCGGGGGAAGCCTGCAGCGCTAGGTCCAGCGCCACCTCGAGGCCCAGTTCCTCGGCCTTGGTCACCAGCTTCTTGAAGTCCTCCATCGTGCCCAGCTCTGGGTGAGTGGTGGAGTGGTCCTGGATGGCCCACGGGGAGCCGACATCGCCCGGCTCTGCTACCACGGAGTTGTTCTTGCCTTTGCGGTGCACCTCACCGATGGGGTGGATAGGTGGGAAGTACACGGTGTCGAAACCCATCCCGGCGACGCGCTCAAGGGCCTGCGCTGTGGTGTCGAACGTGCCGTGTACGGGATTGCCGTCTGCGTCCCAGCCACCGGTGGAACGCGGGAACAGCTCATACCAGGAATTGAAGAGGGCATCTCGGCGTTCGACCAGTACCTCGTGAATCTCACCTTCCACCAGCAGGTGGCGTAGAGGATGGTGGTGCAGAATCTCGGCCACCTCGGGGGACAGTGCGGTGCGCACGCGCTTGTCGACGTCCCCCTTCTCATCCCGCAACTCCTTCGACGCGGCGAAGAGCAGGTCTGCCTTCTCGCTCGGGCACTGAATTGCGGCCTCCTCAAAGAGTTCCGCGCCGTGGAGGAGATCGTTGCTGAGCTCTTGGGCAGATTGGCCTGCCTCCATCTTCTTGGTGACGGCGTTGCGCCACGTGGCCATGGGATCCGACCAGGCATCGATGCGGAAGAACCAGCGGCCGGGGGTAGCTGGGGTGAAAACTCCGTGGACGCGGTCTTGGTCATTCGGGTCCACCGTCATGGTGGAGGCAGATGTAGCGGGGGAGTCGTTGTTCCACACCGACAGGGTTGCGGCGACGGCGTCGTGGCCCTCGCGCCACACCAGTGCGGTGACAGGAACAACCTCACCTACCACGGCTTTCGAGGCTACTGCGCCGGAGAGAGAAGGGCGGACATCGTCGATACCAAGGCGTTGAGTCATGCCCATAGAATAATGCAGCTGTGTCAGTTTCACCGGGGAAGGAAAATATCGGCCACAATGGTTCCTGTGAACACACCTGAGCAAACTGGCGACATGAACCTTGAGAACCAGCCCACCGATGAGGATTGGCTGATTGACTTTCGCGGCGTCGAGCTGCGCCGAGGCGGAAATACCCTGGTCGGCCCCGTGGACTGGCAAGTCGAGCTCGACGAACGCTGGGTCATTATCGGGCCCAACGGCGCAGGCAAGACCTCGCTCGTGCGCATGGCCTCGGCCGAGGAA is a genomic window of Corynebacterium singulare containing:
- a CDS encoding NAD(P)H-dependent flavin oxidoreductase; protein product: MTLFEKPIVLAPMAGGPSTPELCAAVTNAGGLGFLAGGYLTPSKLEEQVSTVESLTTQPFGINLFYPSHPNSDQYAEYSKYHQALTKKCVSYSDFPSRPKWSDDHYDRKLDIALKSNAKFISLTFGYPDANTLKTIRRAGKKVVLNATTPREIDHIIQLDCDILSLQGKAAGGHRATVLDNNIEGSSYDAKTLLHHAVAKTEKPVFAGGGVGTAEDTLDLLRSGATAVIVGTRFLTAQEAGTKDTHRHALLKLTHRNTVITHAFSGKPARAISNTFTKTFTPQAPYIYPEIHYLTAGMRAEANNAKDPEYLNLWAGEGFAYCREATAKQIIDELLP
- a CDS encoding peptide ABC transporter substrate-binding protein, with the translated sequence MHTSRTLRSAAAVCGTAALAMSLVACGGSNSASGSDDAAIIRVPGTEPQQGLIPAMTNENGGGRVVDMLYSGLVYYDAEGEVHNEMAASIDKDGDKTYKVTLKPDITFSDGTPVTAATFVDTWNYAVANEQLNESFFSSIKGYGEGVEEMEGLKVIDDRTFTIELTQPESDFPSRLGYNAYFPLPPSALEDPQAFGEHPVSNGPYILKEWNHNQNLIIEPNPEYKGERTPKNDGIEFVFYADSGASYMDLLSNNLDVLEAIPSSAFGSYEQDLGERQETKPAATYLEMSIHVDTPHFTGEEGTLRRRAVSMAINREEIAKTIFHGTRTPAREFTSPVLPGYSDNLPGSENLDYNPEEAKKLWAEADKKYGAFEGTFPINYNTDGDNKDWADAVANNISNTLGIQAVGNPYPDFKSFREAYRSERMDGAYRTAWFADYPSMGNFLGPNFTTGVASNDSKYSNPEFDELIVKANGANSPEEASKLYNQAQELLLRDLPSIPLFYPNVVGGWSENVQDVTFNWKSLPVYYAVKKN
- a CDS encoding arsenate reductase/protein-tyrosine-phosphatase family protein, which encodes MTSVLFLCNTNRGKSQMAAALAKKHAPDWNIYSAGVKTTEQHREQGVNAEAQASLAKVGADMSGTPTLIDSSLAASVDHVVVVGDAHYDGEAERWEIEDPSLRGMEGEERMDALRDDIDSRVRDFISAHAQD
- the glgB gene encoding 1,4-alpha-glucan branching protein GlgB, with amino-acid sequence MNIPASDLERLNNCRHHAPHDFYGWHQGTVRTRRPGAEAVELVTEAEIVTMAPVGDDIWEAPLAEESDYRLRITYPDQPSIEVADGYHFLPTLGTLDQHLIGEGRHERLWDVLGANLKTYTTDLGEVTGTAFAVWAPNAEGVAVVGDFCGWNPTQYPMRCLGSTGIWELFIPGVGEGERYKFAVHGKNAPRVDKADPLAKRTIAPPETASVVTKSEFAWSDDEWMTQRNDDLDVPISIYELHVGSWKVGANYNSLREELIPYLLEHGFTHVEMLPVAEHPFGGSWGYQVSGYYAPSARWGTPDELRALINDLHKAGIGVFIDWVPAHFPKDEWALGRFDGQALYEHPDPRRGEQADWGTYVFDFGRNEVRNFLVANALYWAEEFHVDGLRVDAVASMLYLDYSRDEWLPNQYGGRENLEAVQFLQETNATLNRTHPGVLTIAEESTSWPGVTAPTHEGGLGFNLKWNMGWMNDTLEYFKHEPIHRSYHHGELTFSMIYAYSERYVLPFSHDEVVHGKGSLWERMPGDDWNKAAGLRALYGYMFSHPGKQLMFMGQEFGQTTEWSEGNSVDWANLEGWGNEWHHGIKRLVRDLNVVYKQHPALWSQDYTQDGFQWVKADDANNNMLGYVRYGKDGSALLAVCNFSGSSVPNYDLWVPRDGEWELVLNTDDAVYQGAGNDLPHRVHSEGNNLHLHLPANSVQWYAFRG
- a CDS encoding maltotransferase domain-containing protein → MTQRLGIDDVRPSLSGAVASKAVVGEVVPVTALVWREGHDAVAATLSVWNNDSPATSASTMTVDPNDQDRVHGVFTPATPGRWFFRIDAWSDPMATWRNAVTKKMEAGQSAQELSNDLLHGAELFEEAAIQCPSEKADLLFAASKELRDEKGDVDKRVRTALSPEVAEILHHHPLRHLLVEGEIHEVLVERRDALFNSWYELFPRSTGGWDADGNPVHGTFDTTAQALERVAGMGFDTVYFPPIHPIGEVHRKGKNNSVVAEPGDVGSPWAIQDHSTTHPELGTMEDFKKLVTKAEELGLEVALDLALQASPDHPWAESNPEFFTVLADGTIAYAENPPKKYQDIYPLNFDNDPDGIYAEIYRIVMIWVEAGVTTFRVDNPHTKPANFWNWLISKVHVTHPEVIFLSEAFTRAPRLFGLAKAGFTQSYTYFTWQTSKYDLTTFAEMHVEQADVCRPNLFVNTPDILHESLQTGGRAMFAIRATLAATLSPLWGVYSGFELYEHQAVAPGSEEYLNSEKYELRPRDFQAALKSGDSLESYIRLLNVIRRENPALQQLRTLRFHNTDNDAIIAYSKADAATGNVVLVVVNLDPRNAQEATVYLDLKAVGRQPGDHFTVQDAISGSAYEWSDRNFVRLEPLRDVAHIFILPPADHDLQEQLAWRRVEDYRA